One window of Oncorhynchus kisutch isolate 150728-3 linkage group LG25, Okis_V2, whole genome shotgun sequence genomic DNA carries:
- the LOC109879243 gene encoding calpain-1 catalytic subunit, with the protein MSGGISASIATSRLRAEGMGSNDHAVPFLNQDYEALRQQCLETGCLFQDPSFLAEPPSLGFKELAPYSAKTRDVEWMRPTELTDDPQFILGGATRTDICQGALGDCWLLAAIASLTLNERLLHRVVPHGQSFQEDYAGIFHFQFWQFGEWVDVVIDDRLPTKNGELMFVHSAEGNEFWSALLEKAYSKLNGSYEALSGGSTTEGFEDFTGGVSEMYDLRKAPRDLYRIISKALDRGSLLGCSIDITSAFDMESVTFKKLVKGHAYSVTGLKQVDYQGQVERLIRVRNPWGQVEWTGAWSDNSPEWDELDPTEREDLHLQMEDGEFWMSFQEFLRQFSRLEICNLTADALSEDGLSHWNTIKFHGMWRRGSTAGGCRNHPNTFWINPQYKITLLEEDDDPEDDEVACSFLVALMQKDRRRYRGQGQDMHTIGFAIYEIPEEYRGCQNVHLKKDFFLTHSSCARSETFINLREVSNRLSLPPGEYLIVPSTFESGQEADFVLRVFTEKQSETEELDDIISADLEDEDLISEDDVDDAFKSMFAQLAGEDMEISVRELRTILNRVVTRHKDLKTDGFSMESCRTMVNLMDKDGSARLGLIEFQILWNKIRKWLVIYREYDMDKSGSMSSYEMRLAVESAGFKLNNRLNQVLVARYAENEAIDFDNFICCLVKLEAMFRSFQQLDKEGEGVAEMNITEWLYMTMCG; encoded by the exons ATGTCAGGGGGAATCTCTGCTAGCATAGCCACCAGCAGGCTACGAGCCGAGGGAATGGGCTCCAACGACCACGCCGTACCTTTCCTAAACCAG GACTACGAGGCTCTGAGGCAGCAGTGTCTGGAGACGGGGTGTCTGTTCCAGGACCCCTCCTTTCTAGCCGAACCTCCCTCTCTGGGCTTCAAGGAACTGGCCCCCTACTCTGCCAAGACCAGGGACGTGGAATGGATGAGACCCACG GAGCTGACAGATGACCCTCAGTTCATCCTGGGAGGAGCTACCAGAACAGACATCTGCCAGGGAGCACTGG GTGATTGCTGGCTCCTAGCAGCCATAGCCTCACTAACCCTTAATGAGAGGCTGCTCCACCGAGTGGTCCCTCATGGTCAGTCCTTCCAAGAGGACTACGCTGGGATCTTCCACTTTCAG ttCTGGCAGTTTGGTGAGTGGGTGGACGTGGTGATTGACGACCGGCTGCCAACGAAGAATGGAGAGCTCATGTTCGTCCACTCGGCCGAGGGCAATGAGTTCTGGAGCGCCCTGCTGGAGAAGGCCTACTCCAA GCTGAATGGTTCCTACGAGGCTCTGTCTGGAGGCAGCACCACAGAAGGTTTTGAGGACTTCACCGGTGGTGTCTCTGAGATGTACGATCTCCGGAAGGCTCCACGGGACCTGTACAGGATCATCAGCAAAGCCCTGGACAGAGGCTCATTGCTGGGCTGCTCCATCGAC ATCACCAGTGCCTTTGACATGGAGTCGGTCACGTTCAAGAAGCTGGTGAAAGGACATGCTTACTCAGTCACCGGCCTGAAGCAG GTGGACTACCAGGGTCAGGTGGAGAGGCTGATCAGGGTGAGGAACCCCTGGGGACAGGTGGAGTGGACTGGGGCCTGGAGCGACAA TTCTCCTGAGTGGGATGAGTTGGATCCAACTGAGAGAGAGGACCTGCATCTacagatggaggatggagagttCTG GATGTCGTTCCAGGAGTTCCTGAGGCAGTTTTCCCGTCTGGAGATCTGCAACCTGACGGCGGACGCTCTGAGTGAGGACGGCCTCAGCCACTGGAACACCATCAAGTTCCACGGCATGTGGAGACGGGGGAGTACCGCCGGGGGCTGCCGTAACCACCCCA ACACGTTCTGGATCAACCCCCAGTATAAGATCACTCTGCTAGAGGAGGACGACGACCCTGAGGATGACGAGGTGGCCTGTAGCTTCCTGGTGGCTCTGATGCAGAAGGATAGGAGGAGGTAccggggacagggacaggacatGCACACCATCGGGTTCGCCATCTACGAG ATTCCAGAAGAG TACAGGGGCTGTCAGAACGTGCACCTAAAGAAGGACTTCTTCCTGACCCACTCATCCTGCGCTCGCTCGGAGACCTTCATCAACCTGAGAGAGGTCAGCAACCGTCTCAGTCTGCCTCCAGGAGAATACCTCATCGTCCCCTCCACCTTCGAGTCTGGCCAGGAGGCCGACTTTGTCCTCCGAGTCTTCACTGAGAAACAGTCCGAGACAGA AGAGCTTGATGACATCATATCTGCAGATCTGGAAGATGAG GACCTCATCAGTGAAGATGACGTCGACGATGCTTTCAAATCCATGTTTGCTCAGCTTGCAGGAGAG GACATGGAGATATCTGTCCGTGAGCTCAGGACCATCCTGAACAGGGTGGTGACTAGAC ACAAAGACCTGAAGACAGACGGTTTCAGTATGGAGTCCTGTAGGACCATGGTCAATCTCATGGAT AAAGATGGCAGTGCCCGTCTCGGCCTGATAGAGTTCCAAATCCTCTGGAATAAGATCAGGAAGTGGCTG GTCATCTATAGAGAATATGATATGGACAAGTCAGGATCCATGAGCTCCTATGAGATGCGACTTGCTGTGGAGTCGGCAG GTTTTAAACTGAACAACAGGCTGAATCAGGTCCTGGTGGCTCGCTATGCTGAGAACGAGGCCATAGACTTTGACAACTTCATCTGCTGTCTGGTGAAACTAGAAGCCATGTTTA GATCTTTCCAGCAACTAGACAAAGAGGGAGAAGGTGTGGCTGAGATGAACATCACTGAG TGGCTTTATATGACCATGTGTGGTTGA